One window of Trichoderma breve strain T069 chromosome 3, whole genome shotgun sequence genomic DNA carries:
- a CDS encoding cupin domain-containing protein, producing MSSTKISTYSPAPVYLPPPRRVITTHNADGKAVISEDLSENPPRVDIPGMNFYLCYTLNQAPGILQDDQDLKAYQDRLPHNVGLSIPGGTLLRVVDFLPGESEGPIHRTKTIDFGVIIEGELQLNLDSGESTVLKRGDILIQRGTIHSWKNNSTTEVARGFFVLVDADLPTVNGTKLAEEVPIEELKSV from the coding sequence ATGAGTTCAACAAAGATTTCCACTTACTCACCGGCTCCGGTCTACTTACCGCCTCCACGACGTGTGATAACTACTCATAACGCCGATGGCAAAGCCGTTATCAGCGAAGATCTGTCCGAGAACCCGCCGCGGGTTGACATTCCTGGCATGAACTTTTATTTATGTTACACTTTGAACCAAGCTCCAGGCATCTTACAAGACGACCAAGACCTGAAAGCATACCAAGATCGACTCCCACATAATGTGGGTCTCAGTATTCCTGGCGGGACTCTGCTCCGAGTTGTTGATTTTTTACCGGGAGAGTCGGAAGGACCAATACACAGAACGAAGACTATCGATTTTGGAGTTATTATCGAAGGGGAATTACAACTAAATCTTGATAGTGGAGAAAGTACGGTATTGAAACGAGGAGATATCCTTATTCAACGAGGCACAATTCATTCATGGAAGAACAACAGCACTACCGAGGTTGCACGGGGATTCTTTGTGTTAGTAGACGCGGATTTGCCGACAGTGAACGGCACCAAGCTAGCGGAGGAAGTGCCCATCGAGGAACTGAAAAGTGTGTAG
- a CDS encoding amidohydrolase domain-containing protein → MTPNRIDVHHHFVPDFYRQAVEVSGGDPSGWFIPEWTPELDQKVNEKFGITTSILSLTAPGACILKDPQASANLARQANEFCAKLRDEQPNKYGFFAALPNLQDEKLTLNEIAYAYDVLKADGVVLFTRYGKGNHYLGHPDFKGIWAELNRRSAVILVHPTHPVDTAQVSGMPQPVIRYPYETTQTAIDMLHNKTVRNNPNCKIILSHAGGTLPYLIGRPTSVLNKTKEDADAFWDDARNFYYDTAVAGTENVLCILEKFAKPGHIL, encoded by the exons ATGACGCCCAATAGAATCGATGTCCATCACCACTTTGTTCCAGACTTCTACCGCCAAG CCGTCGAGGTGTCCGGTGGTGACCCATCTGGGTGGTTTATCCCCGAATGGACACCTGAGCTGGACCAAAAAGTCAATGAAAAATTCGGCATCACTACTTCCATCCTTTCCCTCACGGCCCCAGGAGCCTGCATCCTGAAGGATCCCCAGGCCTCTGCCAACCTAGCTCGGCAGGCCAATGAGTTCTGTGCCAAGTTGCGAGATGAACAGCCTAACAAATatggcttctttgccgcACTGCCAAATCTCCAAGACGAGAAGCTCACACTCAATGAGATCGCTTATGCCTACGACGTTCTCAAGGCGGATGGTGTGGTCCTCTTCACACGCTATGGAAAGGGCAATCACTATCTCGGCCATCCGGACTTCAAGGGAATTTGGGCGGAGCTAAACCGGCGCTCTGCCGTGATCCTTGTTCACCCTACCCACCCGGTTGATACCGCCCAGGTCAGCGGTATGCCACAGCCGGTCATCAGGTATCCTTACGAGACGACCCAGACCGCGATCGACATGCTGCACAACAAGACGGTCCGTAATAACCCAAACTGCAAAATCATCTTATCGCACGCTGGTGGTACACTACCTTACCTCATCGGCCGCCCGACCAGTGTCTTAAACAAGACGAAGGAAGACGCCGACGCATTCTGGGATGATGCTCGCAACTTCTACTATGACACGGCCGTTGCCGGGACAGAAAACGTACTGTGTATCCTGGAGAAGTTTGCCAAGCCTGGCCACATACTATAA
- a CDS encoding flavin-binding monooxygenase-like domain-containing protein — MKEGTPNHVHDVIIGRDSIGGTWDLFRYPGIRSDTDLHTFGFGWQPWQENRAIADGDAIARYLRTTAEMDGIYSHIRFQHHIIAANWSSASELWTLEVEANGSRVELHTKFLILGTGYYDYKEPLQAEIPGLSNFRGDLVHPQFWPKDLDYSGKRVVIIGSGATAITLLPNLAKKASHVTMLQRSPTYIMSIDNTTGGSWIHKLLPKTWAFQLDRWMFMWMIVILYNFCRLFPERSRASLEGAVAKQLPKGISMDHFRPLYKPWDQRVCFSPNGDFFESLREGGAHVETAHIKTVTSDSIILHNGKTLEADIIVTATGLKFCVGGHIRVTMDDEEINLADRYAWNSTMLQDVPNLAFMMGYVNASWTLGVETSSRLVCRLLQHMRRKRYSSVVPRLPKGVPMEPRPIWDLNATYVKKAQGFIPRCGNIGPWRGRTNYFVDLWKARYGSITKDLVFRAVKP, encoded by the exons ATGAAGGAAGGTACTCCAAATCACGTCCacgatgtcatcatc GGCCGTGATAGCATTGGTGGCACGTGGGACCTGTTCCGCTATCCTGGCATCCGATCTGACACGGATTTACATACGTTTGGATTCGGCTGGCAACCATGGCAAGAAAATCGAGCCATCGCAGATGGTGATGCTATCGCTCGCTATTTACGCACCACGGCagaaatggatggaataTACAGCCACATTCGGTTTCAGCACCACATAATCGCGGCCAATTGGTCATCGGCGTCGGAGCTCTGGACCTTGGAGGTCGAAGCCAACGGCAGCCGCGTTGAGCTGCATACCAAGTTTTTGATTCTGGGGACAGGCTATTACGACTACAAAGAACCCCTACAAGCTGAGATCCCGGGTCTATCTAACTTCCGTGGCGATCTCGTCCACCCTCAGTTCTGGCCTAAAGATCTCGACTACTCTGGCAAGCGGGTGGTCATCATCGGCAGCGGTGCCACCGCCATCACCCTGCTGCCCAATCTAGCTAAGAAGGCAAGCCATGTAACGATGCTGCAACGCAGTCCAACATACATCATGTCTATCGATAATACAACTGGCGGTTCATGGATACACAAACTTCTCCCTAAGACGTGGGCATTCCAACTGGATCGCTGGATGTTTATGTGGATGATTGTTATCCTGTACAACTTCTGCCGGCTCTTTCCCGAGCGCTCTCGGGCTTCTTTGGAAGGCGCTGTCGCGAAACAACTTCCCAAAGGAATTTCCATGGACCACTTCCGGCCGCTCTACAAGCCTTGGGACCAGCGTGTTTGCTTCTCTCCCAACGGCGACTTCTTTGAGAGTCTCAGAGAGGGCGGGGCGCACGTAGAGACTGCTCACATCAAGACGGTGACCTCAGACTCTATAATCCTCCATAATGGAAAAACACTGGAAGCGGATATAATTGTCACCGCCACGGGCCTAAAGTTTTGCGTTGGTGGTCATATTCGCGTCACTATGGATGACGAAGAGATCAACCTCGCTGACCGCTATGCCTGGAACTCAACGATGTTACAAGATGTACCGAATTTGGCTTTTATGATGGGCTATGTCAATGCCTCTTGGACCTTGGGAGTTGAAACAAGCTCCCGGCTTGTTTGCCGCCTTCTACAGCACATGCGGAGGAAGCGCTATTCCAGCGTTGTTCCGCGTTTGCCCAAGGGAGTTCCCATGGAGCCTCGGCCGATTTGGGATCTTAATGCTACATATGTGAAAAAAGCACAAGGCTTCATTCCCCGCTGCGGCAATATTGGACCTTGGAGAGGACGCACCAACTACTTTGTGGACCTGTGGAAGGCCAGATATGGCAGTATCACCAAGGATTTAGTGTTCCGGGCAGTGAAGCCGTAG
- a CDS encoding SMP-30/Gluconolaconase/LRE-like region domain-containing protein produces MEPKELTHTQLAYGLLFGESPRYYNGLLYISDMTGRIIYTIDPSSGEKKVLREVENQPNGMCFSSDGSLIYSSMFDAKLYRRDASGKDTLYADMSGVMTGYCGDMAIDNTGRVYLDDTGARVLHGEQPRPGRLLVIETDGSVKVAEENIIFPNALFISPDGKALYCAETFGYGLLKWDIGAGGEISNRQKVWSPTTISPTGEVGNTAHGLIGIDGGCMDDEGGMWLSCLGLEKFIRLDQQANITHEIHVKGHATACTLGGDDGKTLFLVTNWFPDDEETIFSAMVAKRTKCTVSYARVDVAKGTARP; encoded by the coding sequence ATGGAGCCCAAGGAGCTTACCCACACACAACTCGCCTATGGACTTCTGTTTGGCGAGTCCCCTCGCTATTACAACGGCCTCCTCTATATCAGTGATATGACTGGACGCATCATATACACCATAGACCCTTCCTCGGGCGAAAAGAAAGTGCTCCGTGAAGTTGAGAACCAGCCGAACGGCATGTGCTTCTCCTCCGACGGTTCGCTCATCTATTCGTCCATGTTTGATGCTAAGCTATACCGTCGAGATGCCTCTGGTAAAGATACACTGTACGCCGACATGTCTGGCGTTATGACTGGCTACTGCGGCGACATGGCGATCGACAACACTGGTCGTGTCTATCTTGATGACACAGGAGCACGGGTCTTACACGGCGAACAGCCGCGGCCGGGCCGCCTTCTCGTCATCGAGACAGACGGCTCCGTCAAAGTCGCTGAGGAAAACATCATATTTCCCAACGCCTTATTCATCAGCCCCGACGGCAAGGCGCTATATTGTGCGGAGACCTTTGGGTATGGCCTGCTCAAATGGGACATTGGTGCCGGTGGCGAGATCTCCAACCGCCAAAAGGTGTGGTCTCCCACCACAATCTCACCAACCGGCGAGGTCGGCAATACCGCCCACGGCCTTATCGGTATCGACGGTGGATGTATGGATGACGAGGGAGGCATGTGGTTAAGCTGCCTGGGCCTAGAAAAGTTCATCCGTCTCGACCAGCAGGCAAACATCACGCATGAAATCCATGTAAAGGGTCATGCAACGGCATGCACTCttggcggagatgatgggAAAACACTCTTTCTGGTCACCAATTGGTtcccagatgatgaggagacCATTTTCTCAGCGATGGTTGCAAAGCGGACCAAATGTACTGTGAGTTATGCGAGAGTAGATGTTGCAAAGGGCACGGCGCGGCCGTAG